The Alphaproteobacteria bacterium genome has a segment encoding these proteins:
- a CDS encoding cysteine desulfurase encodes MFACTKPKSFDAEKYRADFPALHQNINGVPLVFLDNAASAQKPTQVLESLTRLYSNNYANIHRGVYTLSQRATDAFEHARETVRRFINAKSSDEIVFTRGATESINLVAHSWGRTFLKSGDEVLVTELEHHANIVPWQILEKEVGIVLKPVRIEDNGDVKIENVKAAISPRTKLISVAHVSNALGTILPVEAIIAEAKSKNIPVLLDGCQAISHMPVDVQALGCDFYVFSSHKLYGPTGVGVLWGKKDILNKMPPYQTGGDMIDVVSFKGTTFRNTPHRFEAGTPAIAEVVGLGSAIEYVSTIGLSRIAEYENELLEYATSQLSKINSLRIIGTAPNKASIISFVMQNAHPHDIGTILDGSGIAVRVGHHCAQPVMERLGIPATTRASFAFYNTFAEVDALVIGIKKVQEIFG; translated from the coding sequence GCTTTGATGCTGAAAAATACCGCGCCGATTTCCCCGCGCTGCACCAGAATATCAACGGTGTACCATTGGTATTCCTTGATAATGCTGCCAGCGCGCAAAAGCCAACACAGGTTCTGGAAAGCCTGACGCGGTTATATTCGAATAATTACGCTAATATCCATCGCGGTGTTTATACGCTCAGCCAACGCGCAACCGATGCGTTTGAACATGCGCGTGAAACGGTACGCCGGTTTATTAACGCCAAAAGCAGTGATGAAATTGTATTTACGCGCGGCGCAACCGAAAGCATCAATCTTGTTGCTCATTCATGGGGCCGCACATTTCTGAAAAGCGGTGATGAAGTATTAGTAACCGAGCTTGAACATCACGCCAATATTGTACCCTGGCAAATACTAGAAAAAGAAGTCGGTATTGTATTAAAGCCAGTGCGTATTGAGGACAATGGCGACGTTAAAATTGAAAATGTGAAAGCCGCTATTTCGCCGCGCACAAAGTTGATTAGCGTTGCGCATGTTTCAAATGCGCTCGGCACAATTTTACCTGTGGAAGCTATTATCGCTGAAGCCAAGTCAAAAAACATCCCTGTATTGCTGGATGGTTGCCAAGCAATTTCGCATATGCCCGTGGATGTTCAGGCGTTGGGATGTGATTTTTATGTATTCTCTAGCCACAAGTTATATGGGCCAACGGGCGTTGGCGTATTGTGGGGCAAGAAAGATATTTTGAATAAAATGCCGCCCTATCAAACAGGTGGTGATATGATTGACGTGGTCAGTTTTAAGGGCACTACCTTCAGAAACACACCGCATCGCTTTGAAGCTGGAACCCCTGCGATTGCAGAAGTGGTAGGGTTAGGTTCCGCGATTGAATATGTGTCAACGATTGGCTTATCGCGTATTGCAGAATACGAGAACGAATTGCTGGAATATGCAACATCACAATTATCCAAAATTAATTCGCTGCGTATTATCGGAACAGCGCCAAATAAAGCATCCATCATTTCATTTGTGATGCAGAACGCACATCCGCATGATATTGGAACCATTTTAGATGGCAGCGGCATTGCTGTTCGAGTAGGGCATCATTGCGCACAACCGGTTATGGAACGCCTTGGTATTCCGGCAACCACCCGCGCATCCTTTGCATTTTATAATACGTTTGCGGAAGTAGATGCGCTGGTTATTGGCATCAAAAAAGTTCAGGAGATTTTCGGATGA
- a CDS encoding SUF system NifU family Fe-S cluster assembly protein, whose product MSSNAAELRDLYQELILDHGRTPRNRRKPDDANREALGHNPMCGDKMTIYLKLGEHDGLIEDVAFEGQGCAISTASASMMTEILKDKTAAQAQEIFDYFHTLCTTDNATPPKHLNDDDLDRLDALSGVRQFPIRVKCATLAWHAMQAALCPAGMRQNEVNSESDERK is encoded by the coding sequence ATGAGTAGCAACGCAGCTGAGCTCCGCGACTTATATCAGGAACTCATCCTTGATCATGGACGCACACCACGCAACCGCCGCAAACCTGATGACGCAAATCGCGAAGCATTGGGCCACAACCCGATGTGCGGCGATAAGATGACCATTTACTTAAAATTGGGCGAGCATGACGGGCTAATAGAAGATGTGGCGTTTGAAGGCCAGGGCTGCGCCATTTCAACTGCATCAGCTTCCATGATGACCGAAATTTTAAAAGACAAGACGGCAGCTCAGGCACAGGAGATTTTTGATTATTTCCATACCCTTTGCACCACCGATAATGCAACGCCGCCAAAACATTTGAACGATGATGATTTGGATAGATTGGATGCGTTATCAGGCGTGCGCCAATTTCCTATCCGCGTAAAATGTGCGACTTTGGCGTGGCATGCCATGCAAGCCGCACTGTGCCCCGCAGGCATGCGCCAGAATGAAGTGAATTCGGAAAGCGATGAACGCAAATGA
- a CDS encoding iron-sulfur cluster assembly protein, which yields MSEAAKVEAPQTKEDEIRADIVRVIKTVFDPEIPVDIYELGLIYGIDLEPQDDGQFKAHIRMTLTTPNCPSAAELPAAVQHVTDTVEGVKEASVELVWEPAWDRERMSEDARLSLGFF from the coding sequence ATGAGTGAAGCAGCAAAAGTGGAAGCACCGCAAACCAAAGAAGATGAAATCCGCGCAGACATTGTGCGCGTGATTAAAACCGTGTTCGACCCAGAAATTCCCGTTGATATTTACGAGCTTGGTTTGATTTACGGGATTGATTTGGAACCGCAGGATGATGGCCAGTTCAAAGCCCATATCCGAATGACACTAACAACGCCGAATTGCCCATCCGCCGCCGAATTGCCCGCAGCCGTGCAACATGTGACTGATACGGTTGAAGGCGTAAAGGAAGCCAGCGTTGAGCTGGTATGGGAACCCGCATGGGACCGCGAAAGAATGAGCGAAGATGCAAGGTTAAGCCTTGGCTTTTTCTAA
- a CDS encoding iron-sulfur cluster assembly accessory protein — protein MMSKQAFTITETAAARIKALLEQNQATGKTLLVGVKTKGCSGLSYDMRFADKSEIPMLAETVSQHGVSVAVDPQAAMFLFGTTMDYTETPLKSGFEFINPNETGRCGCGESFTVKEH, from the coding sequence ATGATGAGCAAACAAGCATTCACAATTACCGAAACGGCAGCGGCACGGATCAAAGCGTTGCTTGAGCAAAATCAGGCCACTGGAAAAACATTGCTGGTAGGCGTGAAGACCAAGGGTTGCTCTGGCCTTAGCTACGATATGCGTTTTGCGGATAAATCAGAAATTCCAATGCTTGCTGAAACGGTCAGCCAGCACGGGGTCAGCGTTGCGGTTGACCCGCAGGCAGCCATGTTCCTCTTCGGCACGACGATGGATTACACCGAAACACCACTCAAATCCGGCTTTGAATTCATCAACCCCAATGAAACAGGGCGTTGCGGTTGCGGCGAAAGCTTTACCGTTAAAGAACACTAA
- a CDS encoding glycosyltransferase family 9 protein, with translation MRIVLFRIDKIGDLIVSSPVIAAIKAKHPSAQIMLVVAPYNAVAAKGLPGVDELVLYEKEREAVVLEKIRAFKPTHTIVMSPKDACYTLSRKSGANEQGWIIMEYRPWVRLLGALIIPKKNREMIPRTQRSLHHSEHIMNLAQRMGLAAQGQFPYLIPRDKAAADKIKIMLKDKGITKPYIVVHLVDKWVEENWTAQDVKNLLFMLRDKLKVDIVASAGPADKILSSALEKDILVLKGLSFGEWVALFDQSRLVLTPDCAAVHIACALQKPLLALYQPSRFETAMTEYGPRLTDYRAHALLEPKKINPFLFRDICELLSMNHF, from the coding sequence ATGCGCATCGTCCTTTTCCGTATTGATAAAATTGGTGATCTAATTGTCTCTTCCCCCGTGATTGCGGCGATTAAGGCAAAGCATCCATCTGCACAAATCATGTTGGTGGTCGCGCCATATAATGCCGTAGCGGCAAAGGGTCTGCCGGGCGTCGATGAATTGGTTTTATATGAAAAAGAACGCGAAGCTGTGGTCTTGGAAAAAATCCGCGCCTTCAAACCCACGCACACTATTGTCATGAGCCCCAAGGATGCCTGTTACACCCTTTCGCGCAAGAGTGGCGCAAACGAACAGGGCTGGATCATCATGGAATACCGTCCATGGGTGAGGTTACTTGGCGCGCTTATTATTCCCAAAAAAAATCGCGAGATGATACCGCGTACACAGCGCAGCCTGCATCACAGTGAACATATTATGAATTTAGCACAGCGTATGGGGTTAGCCGCGCAAGGACAATTTCCATATCTTATCCCCCGCGATAAAGCGGCGGCAGATAAAATAAAAATCATGTTGAAGGATAAAGGCATTACTAAACCATATATCGTCGTGCATCTGGTTGATAAATGGGTTGAAGAAAACTGGACCGCGCAAGACGTTAAAAACCTCCTATTCATGCTGCGTGATAAACTGAAGGTGGATATCGTGGCAAGCGCTGGCCCTGCCGATAAAATCCTTTCATCCGCACTAGAAAAAGACATTCTTGTATTAAAAGGATTAAGTTTCGGGGAATGGGTGGCATTATTTGACCAAAGCAGACTCGTTTTAACGCCCGATTGCGCAGCAGTGCATATTGCGTGCGCACTTCAAAAGCCGCTTTTGGCGCTTTATCAACCTTCCAGATTTGAAACGGCTATGACAGAATATGGCCCGCGCCTGACCGATTACCGCGCCCATGCGTTACTGGAGCCAAAAAAAATCAACCCGTTTCTATTCCGCGATATTTGCGAACTCTTAAGTATGAATCATTTTTAG
- the pepN gene encoding aminopeptidase N, which produces MTEAATQNPPRIFLKDYQVPDYLVDSINLFFDIQDEKTIVIATSTYRRNPAGKLKKPLILNGEDLKLVSVSLDSRQLSDKEYSVANGLLTIPAVPDEFMVSIETEINPATNTHLEGLYASGPMLCTQCEAEGFRRITYYPDRPDVMAKFTTTIEADKAKYPVLLSNGNLMLTEQVEGGRHRLTWQDPFPKPCYLFALVAGNLVKISDKFVTASGRNVLLEIYCEAGKEDQLGHAMESLKKSMKWDEVRFGREYDLDRFMIVATPYFNAGAMENKGLNIFNDAYVLGKPETATDRDLYNIESVVAHEYFHNWSGDRVTCRDWFQLSLKEGFTVFRDQEFSSDMHSPATERISNVRALRSSQFSEDAGPMAHPVRPDSYITIDNFYTMTVYEKGSEVVRMLQTIFGREGFRKGCDLYFSRHDGQAVTCDDFAAAIFDANPERAKSVDINHFKLWYSQAGTPRVTATTDYNEKEKTYRITFKQTMPPTPRQAEKKPMMIPVLVGLLDKNGADIPVKFAGSSTPASKQKICLLKHAEQSFVFENIPERPVPSILRDFSAPVILDYNYTDAELAFLAANDTNQFNRWDALQKFATNELAKLVVDAQAGKPLQGSKPFLAAIGKVIYAAHEDAEFAALCLQLPGETEMGQHLLRNGKKIDVDAIHAAREALRIAIANEYREPIMQLYLEGMKISPTAFDGKTMGERQLKNICLAYLGILNDSGFDDMAFAQATNAKNMTDATAALGVLTHRDTPLRTQAFEAFYTKWKDHKLVLDKWFALQASADRKDILQQVKGLMEHPAFVITNPNMVYAVIRTFAANLVHFHAKDGSGYRLLADAVLKLDGLNAQIAGRILPPLIRFNDYDSVRGGLMKNEITRILAKPDLSKNVREVAEAGINTTKAA; this is translated from the coding sequence ATGACTGAAGCCGCAACACAAAACCCACCCCGCATTTTCCTGAAAGATTATCAGGTACCTGACTATTTAGTGGATAGCATCAACCTGTTTTTTGATATTCAGGATGAAAAAACCATCGTCATTGCAACATCCACCTATCGCCGCAATCCTGCTGGCAAATTAAAGAAGCCGCTAATCCTTAATGGCGAAGATTTAAAGCTGGTAAGCGTATCGCTGGATAGTCGCCAGCTTAGCGATAAGGAATATTCAGTAGCCAACGGACTTCTTACTATTCCAGCTGTGCCAGATGAATTCATGGTATCCATTGAAACAGAAATTAATCCTGCCACTAACACCCATCTGGAAGGACTTTATGCATCCGGCCCTATGCTGTGCACGCAATGCGAAGCAGAAGGTTTCCGCCGCATTACCTATTACCCTGACCGCCCTGATGTCATGGCAAAATTCACAACCACAATTGAGGCCGATAAAGCAAAATACCCTGTGCTATTATCCAACGGCAATTTGATGCTGACCGAACAAGTGGAAGGCGGACGCCACCGCTTGACCTGGCAAGACCCGTTTCCGAAACCATGTTACCTGTTTGCGCTTGTTGCAGGAAACCTTGTAAAAATATCCGATAAATTTGTAACGGCATCTGGCCGCAACGTATTGCTGGAAATCTATTGCGAAGCAGGTAAGGAAGACCAATTAGGCCACGCCATGGAAAGCCTAAAAAAATCCATGAAGTGGGATGAAGTTCGATTTGGCCGCGAATACGATCTTGACCGGTTTATGATTGTTGCTACGCCGTATTTCAATGCAGGCGCGATGGAAAACAAAGGCCTGAACATTTTCAATGACGCGTATGTGCTAGGCAAACCCGAAACCGCAACCGACCGTGATCTTTATAATATTGAATCGGTTGTCGCACATGAATATTTCCATAACTGGAGCGGTGATCGCGTTACGTGTCGCGACTGGTTCCAGTTAAGCCTGAAGGAAGGTTTCACTGTCTTTCGCGATCAGGAATTTTCATCCGATATGCATTCACCGGCAACTGAACGCATCAGCAATGTGCGTGCATTGCGCAGCAGTCAGTTCAGCGAAGATGCAGGACCCATGGCGCATCCTGTGCGCCCGGATAGTTATATTACCATCGATAATTTCTACACCATGACAGTTTATGAAAAAGGCAGCGAAGTGGTGCGTATGCTGCAAACCATTTTCGGGCGCGAAGGGTTCCGCAAAGGGTGTGATTTGTATTTTTCACGTCATGACGGGCAAGCTGTAACATGCGATGATTTTGCGGCAGCCATTTTCGATGCCAATCCGGAGCGTGCGAAATCAGTTGATATCAATCATTTCAAACTGTGGTATTCGCAAGCCGGAACACCGCGTGTAACGGCCACCACTGATTACAATGAAAAGGAAAAAACCTATCGGATCACGTTCAAGCAAACCATGCCGCCCACACCGCGCCAGGCAGAAAAAAAACCAATGATGATTCCGGTGCTGGTCGGCTTGCTTGATAAAAACGGGGCAGATATTCCCGTCAAATTTGCGGGGAGCAGCACCCCGGCAAGCAAACAAAAAATATGCTTGTTGAAACATGCCGAACAAAGCTTTGTATTTGAAAATATTCCGGAGCGTCCTGTACCATCCATCCTTCGTGATTTCTCGGCACCCGTTATACTTGATTACAATTATACCGATGCAGAATTAGCATTTCTGGCAGCAAATGATACCAACCAGTTTAACCGCTGGGATGCGTTGCAAAAATTTGCCACCAATGAATTAGCCAAACTGGTTGTAGATGCACAAGCAGGCAAACCACTTCAAGGTTCTAAACCGTTCCTTGCGGCTATTGGCAAAGTGATTTACGCAGCGCATGAAGATGCGGAATTTGCTGCGCTTTGCCTACAATTGCCGGGCGAAACGGAAATGGGCCAGCATTTGTTGCGTAATGGTAAAAAGATTGATGTTGATGCTATTCATGCCGCGCGCGAGGCATTACGCATCGCAATAGCCAACGAATACCGCGAACCGATCATGCAACTTTATCTAGAGGGTATGAAAATCAGCCCTACCGCGTTTGATGGCAAGACAATGGGTGAGCGTCAGCTAAAAAATATCTGCCTTGCTTATCTTGGCATCTTGAATGATAGCGGTTTTGATGACATGGCATTTGCACAAGCAACCAATGCCAAAAATATGACCGACGCAACCGCAGCGCTGGGCGTACTTACCCACCGTGATACGCCGCTGCGCACGCAAGCCTTCGAAGCATTTTATACTAAATGGAAAGATCACAAGCTGGTGCTTGATAAGTGGTTTGCATTGCAAGCAAGCGCAGATCGCAAAGACATTTTGCAGCAAGTGAAGGGATTGATGGAACATCCGGCTTTTGTGATTACTAACCCAAATATGGTCTATGCGGTAATCCGCACATTTGCAGCTAATCTTGTTCATTTTCATGCTAAAGATGGGTCTGGCTACCGGCTGCTGGCAGATGCGGTTCTGAAGCTGGATGGTCTTAATGCGCAGATTGCTGGGCGTATCCTTCCCCCGCTTATCCGGTTTAACGATTATGATTCTGTCCGCGGCGGTCTTATGAAGAACGAAATCACCCGCATTTTGGCTAAGCCAGATCTTTCCAAAAACGTGCGGGAAGTCGCAGAAGCGGGCATAAATACAACAAAGGCTGCCTAA
- a CDS encoding acyloxyacyl hydrolase, whose protein sequence is MRFTKIAALAVSLATLSAPAFAASTPVLNEPATLGFGVGYYDVLENSPRKEAADFRLEYRSAFDMLGFANAHNSVIAIRPFGGLETTSDGALYGLGGFIFDMPIGKHFVFSPSLATGLYFDGDGKRLGSVIEFRSTVELGYKFDNGTRITTSFGHISNAGIGDINSGVEILNAYVHVPVDKIFSK, encoded by the coding sequence ATGCGCTTTACCAAAATTGCCGCCCTTGCTGTATCGCTGGCTACCCTTTCCGCTCCTGCGTTTGCTGCAAGCACCCCTGTGTTGAACGAACCCGCAACCTTGGGCTTTGGTGTTGGATATTACGATGTACTAGAAAACAGCCCTCGCAAAGAAGCCGCTGATTTCCGCTTGGAATACCGTTCGGCGTTCGACATGCTGGGTTTTGCAAACGCACATAACAGCGTAATCGCAATTCGTCCATTTGGCGGTCTTGAAACCACCAGCGACGGCGCACTTTACGGTCTTGGCGGGTTCATTTTTGACATGCCAATCGGAAAGCATTTTGTATTCTCGCCTAGCCTTGCAACTGGTTTGTATTTTGATGGCGATGGCAAGCGCCTTGGCTCCGTTATTGAATTCCGTTCAACCGTCGAGCTCGGTTACAAGTTTGACAACGGCACCCGCATCACCACCTCGTTCGGTCACATTTCGAATGCAGGGATTGGTGACATCAACAGCGGCGTTGAAATTCTCAATGCCTATGTGCATGTGCCAGTTGATAAAATATTCAGCAAATAA
- a CDS encoding DMT family transporter produces the protein MLLIDKYIPKDAKRRGILFALIAMMLFSCMAAIAKHFADHYSAFQIAFFRFFFALFPLFPLIVSSGGVEVFKTKRFFGHVWRSLVGTASLITYFYSLQHLPLADAVAVSFTNPIFITLLSMVLLKEKVGRNRWIAIVLGFVGVIIIAKPDGLNLNIGVFFGLASSLFYALAMISLRTLGGTEKVLTTTSYFTVLASLMLALPAAFSWTAPPFLDLMIFIICGLLAGIGQLFLTSAYQNAPPSVISPFNYSSILWAVVIGFIVWGQIPALHVWIGATIVIATGVYILQQNTVIKKDQPIQPL, from the coding sequence TTGTTATTAATCGATAAGTACATTCCAAAAGACGCAAAACGCAGAGGTATTCTATTTGCGTTGATTGCGATGATGCTGTTCTCCTGCATGGCAGCTATCGCCAAACATTTTGCAGATCATTATTCCGCATTTCAAATTGCATTTTTTCGTTTCTTCTTTGCGCTGTTCCCACTCTTCCCGTTGATTGTCAGTTCTGGCGGAGTTGAGGTATTTAAGACGAAACGGTTCTTTGGGCATGTATGGCGTTCGCTGGTTGGCACCGCATCTCTCATTACCTATTTTTATTCATTGCAGCATTTACCACTTGCCGATGCCGTTGCGGTTTCATTTACCAACCCGATTTTCATTACGTTACTTTCGATGGTGCTTTTGAAAGAAAAGGTTGGCCGCAACCGCTGGATAGCAATTGTGCTGGGCTTTGTCGGGGTTATCATAATTGCCAAACCCGATGGATTAAACCTGAACATCGGAGTGTTTTTTGGCCTTGCTAGCTCGCTGTTTTATGCTCTTGCCATGATTAGCCTTCGTACCCTTGGCGGTACAGAAAAAGTGCTTACCACCACCAGTTATTTCACCGTACTTGCCAGTTTGATGCTCGCGCTTCCTGCTGCCTTCAGCTGGACAGCGCCGCCCTTCCTGGATTTGATGATATTCATCATCTGCGGATTGTTGGCCGGAATCGGGCAGCTATTTCTGACCAGCGCGTATCAGAATGCGCCGCCATCAGTCATCAGCCCGTTTAATTACAGCTCCATCCTTTGGGCGGTTGTTATCGGATTTATCGTATGGGGTCAGATCCCGGCTTTGCATGTATGGATAGGTGCAACGATAGTGATCGCGACGGGTGTCTATATTTTGCAACAGAACACCGTTATCAAAAAAGACCAGCCTATCCAACCATTGTAA
- a CDS encoding flagellar hook protein FlgE: MSLFSALTVAVGGLNAQSRSIGHISDNIANASTTGYKRIDTQFQTLVTQSSASLSDPGGVRATPSYQNNIAGNLIQSQSPLDLAISGNGFFVVKQPVAQTNGSVAFTGQELYTRRGDFSLDKSGYMTNGAGYVLEAHPINSTTNVVDTSQVTPVLISAAQDNPVATTTVTYSANLPASATTTTTFSPSDIQIYDALGTKHTVTFDWVKLATNSWRLSVTPSGGTATAGFTDNSGAAVAAGASVATQTLDFTFQTTTPAGTIATIANSGPGTFFTVNTPTTAGNPATVTFPVTFAGAGSQNVTLNFGSYQTADGVTQFDATDLNVSSIEQNGVPQGAFRDLSIDNNGFLSLNYDNGRSRTLYQIPITTFNSPNNLERKDGGVFGSTTESGTASRHLPNNNGAGKIVANSLEGSNVDIADEFTKMIQAQRIYSANAKTITTSDSMLQEVINIIR, encoded by the coding sequence ATGTCATTGTTCAGCGCCCTTACTGTAGCCGTCGGTGGTCTTAATGCCCAATCGCGCTCAATCGGTCACATTTCAGATAACATTGCGAACGCCTCTACCACCGGCTACAAGCGTATTGATACGCAATTTCAAACACTGGTTACACAATCATCCGCTAGCCTTAGCGATCCAGGCGGTGTACGTGCAACGCCATCCTATCAAAACAATATTGCGGGTAACCTCATTCAATCCCAAAGCCCGCTGGATTTGGCAATCTCCGGGAACGGCTTTTTTGTTGTTAAACAACCTGTTGCACAGACCAATGGTTCGGTAGCGTTCACAGGACAAGAATTATATACCCGCCGCGGTGACTTTTCTCTGGATAAATCAGGCTATATGACCAATGGCGCAGGCTATGTGCTTGAAGCACATCCGATTAACTCAACCACTAATGTTGTTGATACATCGCAGGTTACACCCGTACTGATTTCAGCAGCGCAAGACAACCCTGTTGCAACGACGACGGTGACGTATTCGGCCAACTTACCAGCCAGCGCCACAACCACAACGACATTTTCGCCATCTGATATCCAGATTTATGATGCTTTGGGAACCAAACATACGGTTACGTTTGACTGGGTAAAACTGGCAACTAACTCATGGCGTTTAAGCGTTACGCCCTCCGGTGGTACAGCAACCGCTGGCTTTACGGATAACTCAGGTGCCGCAGTTGCAGCAGGTGCAAGCGTGGCAACCCAGACGCTGGATTTCACATTCCAGACCACAACTCCAGCTGGTACGATTGCTACGATTGCTAATAGTGGTCCTGGTACTTTCTTTACGGTAAACACACCAACAACTGCGGGCAACCCTGCAACGGTAACATTCCCTGTAACATTCGCCGGTGCAGGCAGCCAAAACGTAACGCTGAACTTTGGTTCATACCAGACAGCAGATGGCGTAACCCAGTTTGACGCAACCGACTTGAACGTAAGTTCGATTGAACAAAACGGTGTACCACAAGGTGCCTTCCGTGACTTATCGATTGATAATAATGGGTTCTTGTCACTGAACTACGATAACGGTCGTTCACGTACCCTCTATCAAATTCCTATCACCACCTTTAATAGCCCAAATAACCTGGAACGCAAGGATGGTGGCGTGTTTGGCAGTACGACTGAAAGCGGCACCGCAAGCAGACATCTGCCCAACAATAACGGCGCAGGTAAAATCGTAGCGAACTCGCTTGAAGGCTCCAACGTGGATATTGCAGATGAATTCACGAAGATGATTCAGGCACAGCGCATATATTCCGCGAATGCCAAAACCATCACTACGTCAGATAGCATGTTACAGGAAGTGATTAACATCATCCGTTAA
- the flgK gene encoding flagellar hook-associated protein FlgK: MSLISAMNNATSSMRTIQTDMQVISGNVSNAGVEGYTRKKLNLSPDVNGLDGGAGVRIIGYQRSTSDAVSKLLSEALSNDGLYNTQKDYLSSIQNLLGSTQSSPGLSQTLSDFSAAWKSLAASPEDTTAKQEVIYKAQNLTREVARLANGLDKIIADAKIDMTASVNDLNVSLARIQELNNEISAADAANQNSGNMQDERDEEIQKISALLKITVVVRPNNQVAIFTPGGSSLLDNSPNTYTWNGTAILSNGVDVTAVLKGGKIEGLVGVLDQGSSAAVLNDPGKATVYKINEQLDMIVDLLANAANSFATAYDSATTGAGELASSFFTGTTRYNFALNTALANGTSAIKIAAATPVADDLNLANRSISAGNLSTTNVSYETFANAMISAQNQNAKQVGDQADIFSSLKDNYDKRLKDDTGVNVDEEIVRLTQLQNNYAASARVISTVKQMFDIINSLFG; the protein is encoded by the coding sequence ATGTCACTTATTTCTGCGATGAACAATGCAACGTCCAGCATGCGGACAATTCAAACCGACATGCAAGTTATCTCCGGCAATGTCAGTAATGCTGGGGTTGAAGGCTATACACGTAAAAAGTTGAATCTAAGTCCGGATGTCAACGGCTTGGACGGCGGCGCAGGCGTACGTATTATCGGGTATCAGCGATCGACGTCTGACGCAGTTAGCAAACTGCTAAGCGAAGCGCTTTCAAACGATGGATTATATAACACCCAAAAAGATTATCTGAGCAGCATACAAAATTTGCTCGGCTCCACTCAAAGCAGCCCAGGCCTTAGCCAGACATTGAGCGACTTCTCAGCTGCATGGAAAAGTCTCGCTGCTTCCCCTGAAGATACGACCGCGAAGCAGGAAGTAATATACAAGGCGCAGAATCTGACCCGCGAAGTTGCCCGGCTTGCCAACGGTCTTGATAAAATCATCGCCGATGCAAAGATTGATATGACGGCATCAGTAAATGATTTAAACGTATCGCTTGCTCGCATCCAAGAACTGAATAACGAAATTAGTGCCGCTGATGCTGCCAATCAGAACTCGGGCAATATGCAGGATGAACGCGACGAGGAAATTCAGAAGATCTCCGCGCTTCTCAAGATCACTGTGGTTGTGCGCCCCAATAATCAGGTGGCTATTTTTACACCTGGTGGTTCTTCGTTACTGGACAATTCACCCAACACTTACACATGGAATGGTACAGCCATTCTATCGAACGGCGTTGACGTAACAGCCGTATTAAAAGGCGGCAAGATTGAAGGACTGGTAGGTGTGCTTGATCAAGGATCCTCAGCGGCAGTGCTGAACGATCCTGGGAAGGCTACGGTTTATAAAATTAACGAGCAGTTGGACATGATCGTTGATCTGCTTGCGAATGCGGCGAATTCCTTTGCAACCGCATATGACTCAGCAACCACTGGTGCGGGCGAGCTAGCATCATCATTCTTCACTGGCACTACGCGATATAATTTTGCGCTTAATACTGCGCTCGCGAATGGCACCAGCGCAATAAAAATTGCAGCCGCAACGCCAGTAGCGGATGACCTTAACCTAGCTAACCGCAGCATCAGCGCAGGCAATCTTTCAACAACGAATGTCAGCTATGAAACATTTGCCAATGCAATGATTTCTGCCCAAAACCAGAATGCAAAGCAGGTTGGAGATCAGGCAGATATCTTCTCATCACTTAAGGACAATTATGATAAGCGTCTTAAGGATGATACAGGCGTCAATGTAGATGAAGAAATCGTAAGACTGACCCAATTACAGAATAACTATGCTGCCAGCGCCCGCGTTATCAGCACGGTCAAGCAAATGTTTGATATCATCAACTCATTATTCGGATAG